The region CCAGAAGAGCAGGAacttcatcctcctcctctcctgtcgCAAATGGTGCTTTTCCATCCATAGGCTGCTGGGGCAGAGCTCGGCTGGTCTCCTCCAGCGGGCGGGCTGTGTGCACCGTGAGGCAGCCAGTGTTCACTGCCGGAGGTGCGTGACCTTTAGGGCTGTTGAGGTCAATCACCGTTCCTTCATTTGTGAACATATTTACCTCTTCAATACCAGAGATATTGCTCACCCCTCGCTTCTGTAAGGACAACTGAAGATTTTTATCACCTGCTGAAGCTGTTCTGTGaacccctttcttctttctacaaGCAGTTCCTTTCCCACCAATGTGCCCGTGTGCCCGCAGTCGGGTGCGTTTCTCCCGGCTCAGGATACTTCCTTCcatcttgttggggagggaacgTGGATGCGTGGGGACTGAGGAGCCCAGCTTGGTGCTCAGAGGGTCTTGGGCAGACCAGCCGAGAATAAGCGTGCACATGGGGGGACGCAGGGTGGCAGCTGGGGCCACATGTTGTCACTCACCTTCCCTCCAAGCAAGCCTGGGCTCAGCCTTGCAGGGGCACACACCACACTTTCACATCGCTCCCCGGGCTTTGCACTTGCAGGTCGGTCCATCTGgggcttctccctctctctccctccgtgaGACCCCCACCCATCTATCAAAGCCCAGCTCAGAACCCCAGCTCCTCCTTCCCAGCAACAGACAGCCAAGGTCAGAAAGACCTGCAGGTGAACCTGGACCTTTGCTCTGGGGTTTGTTACAAACTGTGCGTCTGCATGGCTGTGCTGAACTGTTGTGTGAGTGCTGGGGGAAGCGATGAATGTGGGGCAGGCACTGTTTTctctggggaagaaaggagactCCGCCTaagaggggacaatggggagcCCTGCAGTGTTCGGTGGGAATTAGGCGGATCGGTGTGAAGCAAGATTAATTTTTCCAGTAAAAAAGtttttcctccttcatttatGTCAATATGGTTATATCGTGCTTTCCTATTTTATCAGTGGGTAATAATCCATTACTATTGTTGTGCTTTTGATGCTTAAATTGTCCCAGTTTGGGCCAGAGGGACCCCCTTCGAGCCACCTCCTTGTCCTTGTGACAGGTCCTCATTGTTCCCTGCATACTCGCCAGCTCTCTGATGATATGTTCCAGGCTCACCCAGGACTTTTTCTGTCCCAGCCCTGTAATTGGCCTTCTCTCCAGAGAGATGGAGGATGGAATTTCTAGTGGAAAATGGTGTTTCGGAACCAGGACTGAGCTGGTGCTACGGGTGCTCAGTACTCTCCATGCGGGTTTCGTTGCCCCTGGCCCATCTCTgcagacaaagggagagagagtgtgagaaaaaaatatatatactcattATGTAAACACATATACACTCAATTTgtgtatattcattttatatatgaatgtattatatatgtgt is a window of Phyllostomus discolor isolate MPI-MPIP mPhyDis1 chromosome 8, mPhyDis1.pri.v3, whole genome shotgun sequence DNA encoding:
- the LOC114515372 gene encoding transcription factor BTF3-like, giving the protein MEGSILSREKRTRLRAHGHIGGKGTACRKKKGVHRTASAGDKNLQLSLQKRGVSNISGIEEVNMFTNEGTVIDLNSPKGHAPPAVNTGCLTVHTARPLEETSRALPQQPMDGKAPFATGEEEDEVPALLESFEEVSKNEANLNRVNF